A single region of the Fimbriimonadaceae bacterium genome encodes:
- a CDS encoding caspase family protein — MKFGSYAIAIKRLVAIAALGIISVAAYAETYAFCIGINDYPEVKREDGTPVDNDLKGCVNDAKALKDVFIKKFGVKDKNIKSLYDKEASLEKFLDGIKWLAANAKAGDQVVFVYSGHGAQVKDDKEADGIQEVIVLADMQLIPGNFFGELANLLNVNGVNTTFYFDSCFSGGMSRKVDGAIQERWKTMGTVTPKSAGAMESVRSSLVSVRPKQINRGQAPMGEAAFLFASQETKPSSDVSGMKDIQPHGLFTLLVLAMLEDEPKIAVKDMYDAIDAVLEDINKKIKEQDKNREGFTQGPNFESSKSRASKPILIGA, encoded by the coding sequence ATGAAGTTTGGTTCATACGCTATCGCAATTAAAAGACTCGTCGCTATTGCCGCTCTCGGCATTATTTCTGTTGCGGCTTATGCCGAGACTTATGCGTTTTGCATTGGTATCAACGACTATCCGGAAGTGAAGCGTGAAGATGGTACCCCCGTCGACAACGACCTGAAAGGGTGCGTCAACGACGCCAAAGCATTGAAGGATGTTTTCATCAAGAAGTTCGGGGTTAAGGATAAGAACATCAAATCGCTTTATGACAAAGAGGCCAGCCTTGAGAAGTTTTTAGACGGAATCAAGTGGCTTGCGGCAAATGCCAAGGCTGGCGACCAGGTCGTTTTTGTTTACTCCGGTCACGGTGCGCAGGTGAAGGATGACAAAGAGGCCGATGGTATTCAGGAAGTTATCGTTCTTGCGGATATGCAGCTTATTCCGGGGAATTTCTTTGGTGAGCTTGCCAACCTTCTCAACGTGAATGGCGTGAATACGACGTTCTACTTCGACAGCTGCTTTAGCGGTGGGATGTCTCGAAAGGTTGACGGTGCGATTCAGGAAAGATGGAAAACCATGGGAACCGTCACACCCAAGAGTGCGGGAGCGATGGAGAGCGTTCGATCGAGCCTGGTTTCGGTCCGACCGAAGCAGATCAATCGTGGGCAAGCTCCGATGGGTGAAGCCGCGTTTCTGTTCGCAAGCCAAGAGACAAAGCCGAGCTCGGACGTCTCTGGGATGAAGGACATCCAGCCCCACGGGCTGTTCACGCTTCTCGTACTTGCCATGCTAGAGGACGAACCCAAGATTGCGGTCAAGGACATGTACGATGCAATTGATGCTGTGCTTGAGGATATCAATAAGAAGATCAAGGAGCAGGACAAGAATCGCGAAGGCTTTACACAGGGACCGAACTTTGAGTCCAGCAAATCTCGGGCAAGCAAGCCGATCTTGATTGGGGCTTAG
- a CDS encoding DinB family protein produces MQAETLSPARQMVAQAQQNAQMGKGFFLATLAGTPDDRLTWTPAETARAPLQLAGHVAWSNRAFAGILRDKVEQTTWEEINQATRDFEATIVSREQAVREVEASTQEVMDALNDLSDERVFGMAELPMMTAPIQFFMFLPGLHMNNHASQMDYIQTIYGDMEWHTPQM; encoded by the coding sequence ATGCAAGCAGAAACACTATCGCCCGCCCGCCAAATGGTAGCGCAGGCTCAACAAAACGCTCAAATGGGCAAAGGATTTTTCTTGGCGACCCTTGCCGGAACGCCGGATGACAGACTGACTTGGACTCCCGCTGAAACAGCGCGGGCCCCGCTTCAATTGGCGGGTCACGTCGCTTGGTCCAATCGCGCCTTTGCGGGGATTCTTCGCGATAAGGTGGAGCAAACCACCTGGGAAGAGATCAATCAGGCCACTCGAGATTTTGAGGCGACGATCGTCTCTCGCGAACAGGCAGTTCGCGAAGTCGAAGCCTCGACTCAGGAGGTCATGGATGCCCTTAACGATCTCTCGGACGAGCGCGTTTTTGGGATGGCTGAGCTTCCGATGATGACAGCGCCCATTCAGTTCTTTATGTTCTTGCCGGGGCTGCACATGAATAACCATGCGTCACAAATGGACTATATCCAGACCATTTATGGCGACATGGAGTGGCATACGCCACAAATGTAG
- a CDS encoding SRPBCC domain-containing protein, whose amino-acid sequence MQETVNLNTHQLELTQEIKAKPETVFRAWTEKDLFQQWMAPTEEMKTVIRDLDLRAGGKLTVEMTHPDGDVFIMSGVYRDVVVNKKLEFSWRWTHDAPDSEETFVCVEFEPKGEGTLLRLTHSKFSTEESRDKHGQGWAGCLARLTSFVQK is encoded by the coding sequence ATGCAGGAAACAGTGAATTTGAATACACACCAGCTTGAACTGACGCAAGAGATCAAGGCGAAGCCGGAGACGGTTTTTCGCGCTTGGACCGAGAAGGATCTCTTTCAGCAGTGGATGGCACCGACTGAAGAGATGAAAACGGTAATCCGTGATTTGGACCTTCGGGCGGGTGGCAAGCTGACCGTGGAAATGACTCATCCGGATGGCGACGTTTTTATTATGTCTGGGGTTTACCGCGACGTCGTTGTGAACAAGAAGCTTGAATTCTCTTGGCGTTGGACTCACGACGCGCCTGACTCGGAAGAGACTTTTGTGTGCGTGGAGTTTGAGCCCAAGGGTGAAGGCACACTTCTTAGGCTGACCCACAGCAAGTTTTCGACAGAGGAGTCGAGAGACAAGCATGGCCAGGGTTGGGCTGGTTGCTTGGCTCGCCTAACAAGCTTTGTTCAGAAGTAA
- a CDS encoding winged helix-turn-helix transcriptional regulator has protein sequence MVKCSAERLDRVFQALSDETRRQLISQLGDAEMTVGQLAKPLSISMPAVVKHLRVLESSGLVVTEKRGRTRYCRFEPSAMEDAAQWLSRSRAFWIPRLDALAALAEKLEEK, from the coding sequence ATGGTTAAGTGTTCAGCAGAGCGACTTGATCGTGTTTTTCAAGCGCTTTCAGACGAAACTCGGCGTCAATTGATATCTCAATTGGGCGATGCAGAGATGACCGTCGGTCAACTGGCCAAGCCGCTTAGCATTTCGATGCCGGCAGTAGTGAAGCATCTTCGGGTGCTTGAATCCAGCGGACTTGTGGTTACGGAGAAGCGGGGACGGACTCGGTATTGCCGTTTTGAGCCTTCAGCTATGGAGGATGCGGCGCAGTGGCTGAGTAGGTCGCGAGCGTTTTGGATTCCACGATTGGACGCCTTGGCGGCGCTTGCCGAAAAGTTGGAGGAGAAGTAA
- a CDS encoding carbohydrate ABC transporter permease gives MRPELLYALGTLSYWLGWLLALRGLYLLTKLWSKVKASPSQAHMRGLLISGAFSAVAFAIAYSMPMELGRPREPGLHIPIVWFVMPWTAWMVALCTVMAVIGIGQTILALNSEERRGRIKSSAVWAIFGMIFLWFYSRSEIPIEVLRGTVSTSPAIIVGFVVLAFATMAAMALTANAVTGRRKSKAVATHLALLAGSIVFGLPFAWLLVTSFKEDRDMASPEGLVWVPQVSQTVEYMDEENPLIEAQLEDKTVYGYIIETYADGSCKIEVDRPGVLRGRTTVAHAPLKMVPKQIPLVVFDQEGTETIGKVIKDNPDGTRTIVITSPPSMAGQTVSRIQTEVEPFRKIGLRLQNYSDALDFLPLETNRGLVYVKNTLILVIFSVLGTLLSSSIVAYAFARLKFPGKNFLFALLLSTMMLPAAVTLLPQFLIFRSLGWIDTLYPLWVPAFFGSAFNIFLLRQFFMGIPTELEDAAKIDGCSYLKSFWRVMLPQIKPALAVIAIWTFMGAWNNFMGPLVYINSPEKMPIAYAIQLFQGDRSGEPGLLMAFAAMGMLPVLALFFGAQKYFIEGVTLSGLGGR, from the coding sequence GTGAGACCAGAACTCCTCTACGCTCTCGGAACGCTTTCCTACTGGCTGGGTTGGTTGCTCGCCCTTCGTGGCCTATACCTGCTGACAAAACTGTGGAGCAAAGTAAAAGCATCCCCCTCCCAAGCCCACATGCGCGGTCTCCTTATCAGCGGAGCATTCTCTGCCGTCGCGTTCGCCATCGCCTACAGTATGCCGATGGAACTTGGCAGACCCCGCGAGCCCGGCCTCCACATCCCCATCGTCTGGTTCGTCATGCCCTGGACCGCGTGGATGGTGGCGCTCTGTACCGTGATGGCTGTGATCGGGATCGGGCAGACGATCCTGGCTCTGAATTCGGAGGAACGACGGGGCAGAATCAAATCCAGCGCCGTCTGGGCAATCTTCGGAATGATCTTTCTGTGGTTCTACAGCCGGTCGGAGATTCCAATCGAAGTCTTGCGCGGCACCGTTTCAACCAGCCCTGCAATCATTGTTGGCTTTGTCGTCCTCGCCTTCGCCACGATGGCCGCAATGGCGCTAACGGCAAACGCCGTTACGGGAAGGCGCAAATCAAAAGCCGTCGCAACCCATCTGGCGCTGCTCGCCGGTTCCATCGTCTTTGGGCTCCCATTCGCCTGGCTGCTCGTCACCAGCTTCAAAGAAGACCGCGACATGGCCTCACCAGAGGGGCTCGTTTGGGTACCCCAAGTATCCCAAACCGTCGAGTACATGGATGAAGAGAATCCCTTGATCGAAGCTCAACTTGAAGACAAGACCGTTTACGGGTACATCATCGAAACCTATGCCGATGGTAGCTGCAAAATCGAAGTAGACCGTCCCGGCGTCCTGCGCGGAAGAACCACCGTCGCTCACGCCCCCCTGAAGATGGTCCCCAAACAAATCCCTCTTGTTGTCTTCGACCAAGAAGGAACAGAGACCATCGGCAAGGTCATCAAAGACAATCCCGACGGCACTCGAACAATCGTCATCACCTCACCGCCAAGCATGGCGGGGCAAACGGTCAGCAGAATCCAAACGGAAGTCGAACCCTTTCGCAAGATTGGCCTCCGCCTGCAGAACTACTCAGACGCACTGGACTTCCTTCCCCTCGAAACCAACCGAGGTCTCGTATACGTCAAGAACACGCTCATCCTCGTCATCTTCAGCGTCCTCGGAACCCTGCTCTCCTCTTCCATCGTCGCCTATGCCTTCGCCCGGCTCAAGTTCCCCGGAAAGAACTTCCTCTTCGCTCTGCTTCTGAGCACGATGATGCTCCCCGCCGCCGTCACACTCCTCCCCCAATTCCTCATCTTCCGTTCATTGGGCTGGATTGACACGCTGTACCCGCTGTGGGTGCCCGCCTTTTTCGGCAGTGCGTTCAATATCTTCCTTCTTCGACAATTCTTCATGGGCATTCCCACCGAGCTCGAAGACGCCGCCAAAATCGACGGTTGCAGCTATCTCAAGAGCTTTTGGAGAGTGATGCTCCCCCAAATCAAGCCTGCCCTTGCCGTTATCGCCATCTGGACGTTCATGGGTGCGTGGAACAACTTCATGGGGCCGCTCGTGTACATCAACTCCCCCGAAAAGATGCCCATCGCCTACGCTATCCAACTTTTCCAGGGCGACCGCAGCGGCGAGCCGGGACTTCTCATGGCCTTCGCCGCAATGGGGATGCTCCCCGTACTCGCGCTATTCTTCGGCGCACAGAAGTATTTTATCGAGGGCGTCACCCTCAGCGGACTCGGCGGACGTTAG
- the ftsY gene encoding signal recognition particle-docking protein FtsY → MFKRLMQQVDRMLGRGVIDEQLYEELEEALLQTDASVTVTHQILAELRRAVREEKITEPGDMKARLQKAIADRFRHEAAGVEVNDVPPTVYLFVGVNGVGKTTTIAKLAYLLKRKGFSVLMAAGDTFRAAAIEQIDIWAQRIGVEIVKSQPGSDSASVIFDAITAAKARGIDFVLCDTAGRQHSKGNLMAELGKVAKVAEKGLGRKPDEILLILDANTGQNAIRQAEEFVKHAGVTGLVLTKLDGTSRGGAMLGVYEQFRLPIKFIGVGEKMEDLKDFKPDQFAAQLFE, encoded by the coding sequence ATGTTCAAGCGCTTGATGCAACAGGTAGACCGGATGCTCGGCCGGGGAGTAATCGACGAGCAACTCTACGAGGAGCTCGAAGAGGCCCTACTCCAAACGGACGCCAGCGTCACCGTCACCCACCAAATCCTCGCCGAACTGCGCCGCGCCGTCCGAGAGGAAAAGATCACCGAACCGGGCGACATGAAGGCTCGTCTGCAAAAGGCCATTGCGGATCGCTTCCGTCACGAAGCCGCAGGAGTTGAAGTCAACGACGTTCCGCCCACCGTCTATCTCTTCGTTGGCGTCAATGGCGTTGGCAAAACCACCACAATCGCCAAGCTGGCCTACCTCCTAAAGCGCAAGGGCTTCTCCGTCCTGATGGCTGCCGGCGACACCTTCCGAGCCGCCGCCATCGAACAGATTGACATCTGGGCTCAACGCATCGGCGTCGAGATCGTCAAGAGTCAGCCCGGCTCTGACTCGGCATCGGTCATCTTCGACGCCATCACCGCTGCAAAGGCAAGAGGCATCGACTTCGTTTTGTGCGACACTGCCGGTCGCCAACACAGCAAGGGCAACCTCATGGCCGAGCTTGGCAAAGTCGCCAAAGTCGCAGAAAAGGGCCTCGGACGCAAACCCGACGAAATCCTCCTCATCCTCGACGCCAACACCGGCCAAAACGCCATCCGCCAAGCCGAAGAGTTCGTAAAACATGCCGGGGTCACCGGCTTAGTGCTCACCAAACTCGACGGAACCTCTCGCGGCGGAGCCATGCTCGGCGTCTACGAACAGTTCCGATTGCCCATCAAATTCATCGGGGTCGGCGAGAAAATGGAAGACCTCAAGGACTTCAAACCCGACCAGTTCGCTGCCCAACTCTTTGAATGA
- a CDS encoding aminopeptidase, whose protein sequence is MLDPRITKLAEVLAGHSTKLGPDDKVLIHAFDIPEEAVAEMVRVCQSKGAQVAVRLESNLVRRQLLLGMTEENTKTIASVEKYEMEQMTAYISLRGTHNVTEHSDVPSATMTMWQKFYAIPVVFEVRVPNTKWVALRWPTPGMAQQAGISTAAFEEFFFRVCTLDYAKMSRACAPLEDLMNKTDMVQIKSPGTDLTFSIKDIGAVACTGEANIPDGECFSCPVKDSMNGTIQYNTASLYQGTKFENIRYEVKNGRIEVAEAGALTNKLNEILDTDEGARYFGEWAIGFNPYILHPMLDTLFDEKIAGSFHLTPGNAYPPPGGNGNKSAIHWDTVLIQRPEYGGGEIWFDGRLIRKDGLFVIPELEALNPDQLG, encoded by the coding sequence ATGCTCGACCCCCGAATCACCAAGCTCGCTGAAGTCTTGGCAGGCCACTCAACCAAGCTCGGCCCCGACGACAAAGTCCTTATCCACGCCTTCGACATCCCCGAAGAAGCCGTCGCCGAAATGGTCCGCGTCTGCCAGAGCAAGGGCGCCCAAGTCGCCGTCCGACTCGAAAGCAACCTCGTCCGCCGACAACTGCTTCTCGGCATGACCGAGGAAAACACAAAAACGATCGCCAGCGTCGAGAAGTACGAAATGGAGCAGATGACCGCCTACATCTCTCTGCGCGGAACCCACAACGTCACCGAACATAGCGACGTACCCAGCGCAACCATGACGATGTGGCAGAAATTCTACGCAATCCCCGTGGTCTTTGAAGTCCGAGTTCCGAACACGAAGTGGGTTGCTCTACGCTGGCCCACCCCAGGCATGGCCCAACAAGCTGGAATCTCAACTGCCGCATTTGAAGAGTTCTTCTTCCGGGTCTGCACCCTCGACTACGCAAAGATGTCCAGAGCCTGCGCCCCCTTGGAGGACCTGATGAACAAAACCGACATGGTCCAGATCAAGAGCCCCGGCACCGACCTCACCTTCAGCATCAAAGACATCGGAGCCGTTGCCTGCACCGGAGAAGCAAACATCCCCGACGGCGAATGCTTCTCCTGCCCCGTCAAGGACTCGATGAACGGGACTATCCAGTACAACACCGCGTCGCTCTATCAAGGCACCAAGTTTGAAAACATCCGCTACGAGGTGAAAAACGGACGCATCGAAGTCGCCGAAGCAGGAGCCCTCACAAACAAGCTAAACGAGATCCTCGACACCGACGAGGGCGCACGTTACTTCGGAGAATGGGCCATCGGGTTCAACCCTTACATCCTCCACCCCATGCTCGACACTCTGTTCGACGAGAAGATCGCTGGATCATTCCATCTCACGCCCGGCAACGCCTACCCGCCCCCGGGCGGCAACGGCAACAAGTCGGCGATTCACTGGGATACCGTGCTCATCCAAAGACCCGAATACGGCGGTGGCGAGATCTGGTTCGATGGACGGCTGATCCGCAAAGATGGGCTCTTCGTGATTCCCGAACTAGAGGCGCTTAACCCAGATCAGCTGGGTTAA
- a CDS encoding VTT domain-containing protein: MLDFIQNIPEELKDVVKMYGFWTYGILFLIVFAETGLVIAPFLPGDSLIFAAGVVAANQEVDISVVMLWVIFITAAFCGDNVNYTIGRYFGPRLFKHEHAKIFKPSNLQKTREFMEKHGRWAILVARFVPFMRTYVPFTAGLSRMNYRNYISYSVSSAIIWVTVCLFPGYFLGKIPFVRENFEVAIYVIIGFAVGPILIHALITILKRKKAAKLAQKQSTVTPSEEPSKAEALSVDSVSGE; the protein is encoded by the coding sequence ATGCTTGACTTCATCCAAAACATTCCGGAAGAGCTGAAAGACGTTGTGAAGATGTACGGTTTCTGGACCTACGGCATCCTCTTCCTCATCGTCTTTGCCGAAACCGGACTCGTGATAGCGCCATTTCTGCCCGGTGACTCTCTCATCTTCGCCGCCGGTGTGGTCGCCGCAAATCAAGAAGTCGACATCAGCGTGGTGATGCTCTGGGTGATCTTTATCACTGCTGCATTCTGCGGCGACAATGTCAATTACACGATCGGGCGCTACTTCGGTCCCCGGCTCTTCAAGCACGAGCACGCAAAGATTTTCAAACCGTCAAACCTCCAAAAAACTCGCGAGTTCATGGAGAAGCACGGACGTTGGGCTATTCTCGTCGCCCGCTTTGTGCCATTTATGAGAACGTATGTGCCGTTCACCGCTGGCCTCAGCCGGATGAACTACCGCAACTACATCAGCTACAGCGTTTCAAGCGCGATCATCTGGGTCACCGTTTGCCTATTCCCAGGCTACTTCCTCGGAAAAATCCCATTCGTGCGTGAAAACTTCGAAGTCGCAATCTACGTGATCATTGGATTTGCCGTTGGACCGATCCTCATCCACGCGCTCATTACCATCCTTAAGCGCAAGAAAGCCGCAAAGCTCGCCCAAAAGCAATCGACCGTGACTCCCAGCGAAGAGCCAAGCAAAGCCGAAGCGCTTTCAGTCGACTCAGTTTCTGGCGAGTAA
- a CDS encoding dipeptide epimerase: MPSFRFQSLQLPKLFPLTISRGTVTVSENLFVFAEADGHRGIGELSPATASAWTAANGREQLERFTAGLRGDESIHEIYALMREAKIDPPAMAALDVALWDLLAKKCGKPLYQVLGLSLPTAPTSVTIGIETPEIIRERVPKILELTGGKCLKIKLGSPQGFEHDQANFEAAREAGKPYGVKLRVDANGGWTLETAKMMVGWLADRGVDYVEQPLPEGSEDQLPELFKVRRLPIFVDESCRFSPDVTKVADRVDGVNLKLMKCGGITEALRIVATARAHGLQTMIGCMSESSIAIAAGAAIGSLFDYIDLDSHTNLNPDPAMGVSMIEGVVMPSDAPGHGASLK, translated from the coding sequence ATGCCCTCCTTTCGGTTCCAATCGCTCCAATTGCCCAAGCTCTTTCCGTTGACGATCAGTCGTGGGACGGTGACTGTTTCTGAGAACCTGTTTGTCTTTGCCGAAGCTGACGGACATAGAGGGATCGGTGAGCTTAGCCCCGCGACGGCTTCGGCGTGGACGGCAGCGAACGGTCGCGAGCAGCTTGAGAGATTCACGGCGGGCTTACGCGGAGACGAGTCGATTCATGAGATTTACGCCTTGATGCGTGAGGCGAAAATTGATCCTCCAGCGATGGCGGCTTTAGATGTGGCGTTGTGGGACCTCCTGGCTAAAAAGTGTGGGAAGCCACTTTATCAGGTGCTTGGCTTGTCTTTGCCGACCGCGCCGACCTCGGTGACGATTGGAATTGAGACGCCCGAGATTATCCGGGAGCGTGTACCTAAGATACTGGAGCTGACAGGGGGCAAGTGCTTGAAGATCAAGTTGGGATCGCCCCAGGGGTTTGAGCACGATCAGGCGAACTTTGAGGCGGCTCGGGAAGCGGGCAAGCCTTACGGGGTGAAGTTACGCGTGGATGCGAATGGAGGCTGGACGCTTGAGACGGCGAAAATGATGGTGGGTTGGCTGGCAGATCGGGGAGTGGACTATGTGGAGCAGCCCTTGCCGGAGGGTTCGGAGGATCAGCTACCGGAGTTGTTTAAGGTACGTAGGTTGCCGATTTTCGTGGATGAATCTTGTCGGTTCAGCCCGGACGTTACAAAGGTGGCGGATCGGGTGGACGGTGTGAACCTGAAGCTGATGAAGTGTGGGGGAATAACTGAGGCGTTGCGGATTGTGGCGACGGCTCGGGCGCACGGATTGCAGACGATGATCGGGTGCATGAGCGAATCGAGCATTGCGATTGCGGCGGGGGCGGCGATTGGGAGTCTTTTCGACTACATCGACTTGGATTCGCATACAAACTTGAATCCCGATCCGGCTATGGGTGTATCGATGATTGAAGGGGTTGTGATGCCTTCGGACGCACCTGGGCATGGGGCGTCGCTTAAGTAG
- a CDS encoding ABC transporter ATP-binding protein, with protein sequence MAVVADQDARRKANWGWPLVRKLARELRPFWGLQVSCALLAIAQSAFGFVPPLILGDIVNRLQRGEPINAWLYLSYVVGFAMISGLLGYVAGILTSLLGQRVLLAMRERLYAHMQTLSLSYFEKNQTGKLVSNIINDASTVNQLITGHVNTMISDFCQLVIVTGVLFYINPIMALLSFSIAPLYILNFRRFLRPIEDTSEDIRHKRDVMFGEMQEKLAGVQVVKSFGQETREAKSFLGTTRDLMGLNVKQGALGGGLWTIADALTGIGQGLVLAYGGYLCIQGKIEAGTLVMFMLYAINYVYGPIVRFLVVLDPIARSQSALSRIFRTLETSSNVEDVSDAPSMAEIKGDVKFENVWFEYEKGIPVLKGIDLHAKPGQMIAFVGQSGSGKTTMASLLLRHYDPVDGQIVIDGTDIKTVRLLSYREQVGVVPQESILFNTTIRENIRYGRLNATDLEVEDAAKAARIHDTIMAMENGYETKIGEDGVSLSVGEKQRLAIARALIANPKILILDEATSSLDSQTESLLQQALDNLMKGRTSFVIAHRLSTIVKADQILVLEKGVVVEQGTHEELLALDGIYAGLFKQQFAVALKG encoded by the coding sequence ATGGCTGTCGTAGCCGATCAGGACGCACGACGCAAAGCGAATTGGGGTTGGCCTCTGGTTCGCAAGCTGGCTCGTGAGTTGCGTCCCTTTTGGGGATTGCAGGTTTCCTGTGCCCTATTGGCGATCGCTCAGTCCGCGTTCGGTTTTGTTCCTCCCCTTATCTTGGGCGATATCGTCAACCGATTACAGCGAGGTGAGCCGATCAATGCGTGGCTCTATCTTTCCTACGTCGTTGGCTTCGCAATGATTTCGGGCCTTCTTGGCTACGTCGCGGGAATTTTGACGAGTTTGTTGGGGCAGAGAGTGTTGCTCGCGATGCGGGAGCGACTTTATGCGCACATGCAGACGCTGAGCCTGAGCTACTTCGAGAAGAACCAGACGGGAAAGCTGGTCAGCAACATCATCAACGATGCGAGCACGGTCAACCAGTTGATCACTGGGCACGTGAACACGATGATCAGCGACTTTTGTCAGTTGGTGATTGTGACCGGCGTTTTGTTCTACATCAACCCGATCATGGCGCTGCTTAGCTTTAGCATCGCCCCGCTCTATATCTTGAATTTTAGGCGGTTCTTGAGGCCGATTGAGGATACGAGCGAGGATATCCGGCACAAGCGCGATGTGATGTTCGGGGAGATGCAGGAGAAGCTGGCGGGCGTGCAGGTGGTGAAGTCGTTTGGGCAGGAGACGCGGGAAGCCAAGAGCTTTTTGGGGACGACGCGCGACCTGATGGGCTTGAACGTGAAGCAGGGCGCGCTGGGTGGCGGGCTTTGGACGATTGCCGATGCTCTGACTGGGATTGGGCAGGGCTTGGTCTTGGCTTACGGGGGTTATCTTTGTATCCAGGGCAAGATCGAAGCGGGCACGTTGGTGATGTTCATGCTCTACGCGATCAACTATGTGTATGGCCCTATCGTGCGGTTCTTGGTGGTTCTTGATCCTATTGCACGCTCGCAGTCGGCGCTGTCCCGCATCTTCCGTACGCTTGAGACCAGCAGTAACGTTGAGGATGTTTCGGATGCGCCGAGCATGGCGGAGATCAAGGGCGATGTAAAGTTTGAGAACGTTTGGTTTGAGTATGAGAAGGGCATCCCGGTTTTGAAGGGGATCGACCTCCATGCGAAGCCAGGGCAGATGATCGCTTTTGTGGGGCAGTCGGGCAGTGGAAAGACGACGATGGCCTCACTACTGCTGCGGCATTACGATCCGGTTGATGGGCAGATCGTGATTGACGGGACCGATATCAAGACCGTCCGGCTGTTGAGCTATCGAGAGCAGGTTGGGGTTGTGCCGCAAGAGAGCATTCTGTTTAACACGACAATCCGCGAGAATATTCGCTATGGTCGTTTGAATGCGACCGACTTGGAGGTAGAAGATGCCGCAAAGGCGGCCAGGATACACGACACGATCATGGCGATGGAGAATGGCTATGAGACAAAGATTGGTGAGGATGGTGTGTCTCTGTCGGTCGGGGAGAAGCAGCGTCTGGCGATTGCGCGGGCTCTGATTGCCAACCCGAAGATTTTGATTTTGGATGAGGCGACGTCTTCTTTGGATTCACAGACCGAGTCGCTTTTGCAGCAGGCCTTGGATAATCTGATGAAGGGGCGGACGTCGTTTGTAATCGCGCATCGGCTTTCGACGATTGTGAAAGCGGATCAGATTTTGGTTTTGGAGAAGGGTGTTGTTGTGGAGCAGGGGACGCACGAGGAGCTTTTAGCTTTGGATGGGATTTACGCCGGGTTGTTTAAGCAGCAGTTTGCGGTGGCTTTGAAGGGGTGA
- the phoU gene encoding phosphate signaling complex protein PhoU codes for MHYREEYDSKLNEIKTSVLQMGSIAGEMVKLASEIAITGNADLVAKVQEMDDKIDQMETDIVTESMVTIMRESPVASDLRTLTSTIGVVSEIEKIGDHAVKLAKRSNKLSGNLPAEFRKLLIEMSEDARQMFGSALHLYDAWDADLAESIIASDKEVDDKYGESKRQIIGMIQSVPDSTAHLLRVLRVFQAIEHVADNAVEIAKRMRMHYSH; via the coding sequence ATGCACTATCGAGAAGAATACGATTCCAAGCTAAACGAGATCAAGACTTCAGTCCTCCAGATGGGCTCCATCGCTGGTGAGATGGTAAAGCTTGCCAGTGAAATCGCGATCACCGGCAACGCCGATCTTGTGGCAAAAGTCCAAGAGATGGACGATAAGATCGATCAAATGGAGACCGACATCGTGACCGAATCGATGGTCACCATCATGCGCGAATCTCCTGTAGCAAGCGACCTGCGAACGCTGACGTCGACCATTGGAGTCGTTAGCGAGATTGAAAAAATCGGCGACCACGCCGTAAAACTTGCCAAGCGCTCAAACAAACTCTCAGGGAACCTCCCAGCCGAATTCCGAAAGCTCCTGATCGAAATGAGCGAAGACGCTCGCCAAATGTTCGGATCGGCCCTGCACCTCTACGACGCTTGGGACGCCGACCTCGCCGAAAGCATCATCGCCTCCGACAAAGAAGTGGACGATAAATACGGCGAATCAAAACGACAGATCATCGGCATGATCCAAAGCGTGCCCGATTCAACAGCCCACCTCCTGCGAGTCCTGCGCGTATTCCAAGCCATCGAACACGTCGCCGACAACGCGGTCGAAATCGCCAAACGCATGCGCATGCACTACTCACACTAG
- a CDS encoding VOC family protein, with amino-acid sequence MVRIGHLERFVKDTWASLRFYVDVLGFEPVVSQPGGLEWVKAGEMEILLRPGTPVSGDAYRMGSAIVLYADDLSGYLERLGANGVELSTGDGDECTTFQDPDGYWFQVVSGPG; translated from the coding sequence ATGGTGCGAATTGGCCATTTAGAGAGGTTTGTAAAGGACACATGGGCGTCGTTGCGGTTCTATGTGGATGTGCTTGGCTTTGAGCCCGTTGTGTCTCAGCCGGGCGGATTGGAGTGGGTCAAGGCCGGGGAGATGGAGATTTTGCTAAGGCCCGGGACGCCGGTATCGGGAGATGCCTATCGGATGGGGTCGGCGATTGTGCTTTATGCGGATGACCTTAGTGGCTATTTGGAGCGATTGGGGGCGAATGGTGTTGAGCTATCGACTGGTGATGGCGATGAATGCACTACGTTTCAGGACCCGGATGGGTATTGGTTTCAGGTTGTGAGTGGCCCTGGTTAG